TCCAGATCCTTGTAATGCTCGAAGAAGTGCTGGATCTGCTGCAGGCGCAAGTCCTGCAGGTCTTCCGGCTTTTGCCAGTGCTTGTAGATCGGCAGGATCTTGTCTACCGGGACTGCCAGGATCTTGGCATCGCCGCCGGCTTCGTCGGTCATCTTCAGGATGCCGATGGCGCGGCAGCGTACCACCACGCCAGGAATCAGCGGGAACGGCGTGATCACCAGCACGTCGCATGGGTCGCCGTCGTCCGACAGGGTATTTGGCACGTAGCCGTAATTGCACGGATAGTGCATCGCGGTGCCCATGAAACGGTCGACGAAAATCGCGCCCGACTCCTTGTCCACTTCGTACTTGATCGGATCGGCATTCATCGGAATTTCGATGATGACGTTGAAATCGTTAGGCACGTCGCGGCCGGCGGAGACTTTATTCAAACTCATGGGAATTCCTTAGATACGGATTTTAAAGATGCGTGATTATAGCGAAAATTACATTGCGATTGGTGCGCCGCAACAACGGCACCCCGGTATTTAGAGAACGCTGGCCAGGGCGCACTGGCGGAAATGGGCACTGGCCTCTTCCTGCTGGCCCAGCGCTTCATGCATCTGCGCCAGCTTCAGGTGAGCTTCGCGCACCATGCGCGGCTCGGTCGCGTCGGACAAGGCCTGCTCCAGGTAGCGCTGCGCCTTGCCCCACAATTTCTGCTTCAGGCACAGGGAACCGAGGGTCAGCGCCAGCTCGGCATCGTTGGGGCGCTGGCGAATCCAGGCCTCGCAGTATTCGATCTGGGCCAGCAGCGATGGTGAACCGGCCGGTCCCGCCGTTTCGCGATAGGCCCGCACTACCCGGTCGTCCCACTCCACCCGCAGCGCTTCCTCGGCCGTGGCGCGCGCTTCGTCATGCAGCCCCCGGGCATTGAGCGCCGTGGCGGCGCGCGCGGCGATGTAAGGCTTGACGCGGTCGGCGCTCGGAATGGTCGCCCACACGCGCTGGATCGATTCGGCATCGTGCGAACTGTCGGTGAGCATGGCTTCATAGGCCAGTTCGCGCAGCCGCGCCGACAGCGCCGGGTGCAGCGCCTTGTGCTTGTCGAGCGAGCGCACCAGACGCAGCACCTCTGGCCAGTTCTTGGCCTGCTGGTGCGCCTTCATGGACCACTGCAGCGCATGAATGTGACGCTGGCCGCTGGCATTGAGTTCGGCCACCGCTTCCAGTGCCGCTTCCGGCTGATGGTCGTCCACCAGCAGTTCGGTGGTGGTCATCAGACGCGCCGTCTTGAGCGCGGGGTCATTGACCACGCCGGCCAGCCAGTTGTCGCGCCGGGCCGACTGGCGCATGCGGTGTGCGGCGCGCGCGCCGATCAGCGCGGCCAGGCCGGCGTTCTCGGGCAGTTCAGCCGCGCGCATGGCCGCCTTTTCGGCGTGCCCGAAACGGCCCTCGAACAAGGCCTTGAGCGCGTCGCGCAAACCCTTGTTGCCGTCGCGTTCACGCTTGCGCTGGCGATAGGCCGCCACTTTCGCCGGCATGGACACGGTGGCCCGCAGGGCGCGCAGCAAGCCGTATATGAACGTGAACAGCAGTATCGTCAACAGCACGAACAGGTTCAGCGACATGTCGACCCGGTACGGCGGGTAGAACAGCACCACGTTGCCGGGATTGTATTCCGCCGTCACCGCCAGCGAGATGGCGACCGCCATCAGGAGCACCAACCAGATAAGTACGCGCATGGTCAGGGCTTCGACTTGTAGTTGCGCACGGCATTGAGGCTGTCGGCCAGCGACGGCATCTCGATCGCCACATTATTGGCCTGCACCTGGCGCAGCAGCGCCTGCACGCTCTGGGTGTGCGCCGCGCGCGTGTCGAAGTAGCGAGTCAGCGCCAGCTGCGCCGATTCGAGGTCGGCCCGAAACGCCGCTTCGTTGCGCGACAAGAGCGCCAGGCGGGCATTCAGCAAGCGCAGCTTCAGGTTCTCGCGCAGGAAATAGGTCTGCTCTGGCGAAATCATGAGCGCTTCCGGCGTATCGACCTTGCGCACCCGGATCAGCTGACGCAACTCGTCCCACAGTTCGGAAATCCAGGCATTCCAGGTCGCGCGTGCCCGTGCCATATAGCCTTCGTTCACGGCCACCACAGGCGCCGCGGGGGCGGTCCCCTTGGCGATGGCGTCGGTGCCGCGAGCGCGCTGCGGCCGGGCCGGCAGCACCGGCTTTTCGTCCGACAGCAGCGGCAGCGTGTCGACCTGGGCGATCGCATTGTCGATGCGCAGGGCCACGCCCACCAGGTCCAGCGCCGGCAGCGCCTGCAGCTTTTCGATATCGCGCGCAATGGCGCGCCGGATGGTGATGAATTGCGGCGTGTCCGACCGCGACAGCGAGCGATCGGCGTTTTGCAGCGCGATCAGCGCGCCGCGCACATTGCCTGCCAGCTGCAGCTGCTGGCTCGCCGTGGCCAGCACCTGCTCGATTTCGGCCAGCGCCCATTCATCGCGGTTCTTGGACAGGTCCTGGTACAGCTGTTCCAGGGCCAGCTGCTGGCTCTGCGCTTCGAGCTGGCGGTTGTCGAGTACCGTGAGCTTGGCCTGCAGGTCGCGCGTGAGGTCCTGCACCGAGCGCATGGTCGCTGCCGTCTCCGTATTGACCACTTCCGCCTTTTGCAGGCGATTGGCCACCTCGATGCGCAGCTTTTGCAGCGAATTGCGGGTTGACCAGGCATGGGCCGCCAGCAGCAGCGCAATGACGATGACGGCAACCGTCATGGGCCGCTGCAAGATGTCGGTCATGGTGGCCGGCGCCGCGGCGTTCACGTACGGCGGCGCAGTGCCGGCCGGCTTCGAATTGTGGTCAGGTAAAGTAGGCAAATCGTTCATGGTCGTGATTGTAACGCGGCAAGCAGACGTTCGTCGCCTGATCCACAGAGCGTGAGACGGGTCAGCCCCAGCGCGGCGGCTGTTTCGGCGATGCGGGCATGGGGAACGATCAGGTGCTGCTGTTGCATTTTTACTACAGCGTCCGGCGAACCGAGCTCCCCCACCAGTGAGCGCAGGCCGCGCAAGGCTTCGGAACTGGTGATGATCCAGTCGTTTTCGCCCTCCAGCAGGCCGGCCAGCTGCGTGCGCAGCGCCGGGCTCATGGCCGGAACGCGGCGCCGGTACGCCGCCACCGTGGTGACGATGGCGCCGGCCGCGCGCAAGCCGTCGGCCATCAGTTCGCGACCACTTTCGCCGCGCACGATCAGCACTTCCTTGCCCGCCAGCGCAGTCAGGTCGAGCGACTGCAGCAGGTTTTCCGAATCGCTGCGCGCCGGGTCGCGCGGACTGACGATGCGGGCATTGCCGTCGTCAAGACCGTGGCGGGCCAGCGCCGCGCGGCTGCCCTCTCCCAGCACCGCCAGCGTGACGGCGCGCGGCCAGTGGGCAATGTGGGCAAACGCGGCGTCAATGGCGTTGGGCGACACAAAGGCCACCATCGCATAGCGCGCCAGCTGCGCCAGCTGCGCCGTCAGCTCGCTCTGGTCGGGCAAGGGCGAAATCTCGAGCAGCGGCAGCAGCACCACCTCGCGCCCGAGGGCGGCCACCTGCTGCGCCAGGGCGCCGGCCTGGGCGCGCGGGCGCGTGATGATGACCGCGTCAGGCATCGCCCGCGCCGGCCTCCACCTTGCATGCGGCCAGGATGGCACTGGCATCCTGGTCGGCCAGCAGTTGCGAGACCTGTTCGCCCAGCGCTTCGGGCGCGCCGGCAGGACCTGTCAGTTCGGCGCTGGCCATGCGACTGCCGTCCGGCGTGGCCACCATGGCGCGCAGGCGCATCTGGCCGCCATCGACCGTGGCAAAGGCGGCCAGCGGAATCTGGCAGCTGCCGCCGAAGACCTTGGACACCTTGCGCTCGGCCGCGACGGCCTGGGCGGTGGCCAGGTGATTGAGCGGGGCCAGCACGGCGCGCAGGTCGACGCCGTCAGTGCGCTCGGACAGGATCTCAATGGCCATGGCGCCCTGCCCTGCAGCCGGCAGGCTGGTTTCAGGCTCCAGCACGCTGCGTATGCGCTGCGGCAAGCCCAGACGCTTGAGGCCGGCGGCGGCCAGGATGATGGCGGCATACTCGCCGCGATCGAGCTTGCCCAGGCGCGTATCGAGATTGCCGCGCAGCGGCTGGATGACCAGGTGCGGATAGCGCGCCGCGATCAGCGACTGGCGGCGCAGGCTGCTGGTGCCGACCACGGCGCCCGGAGGCAGGTCGGCCAGGCTGGCGTAATCATTGGAGACAAAGGCATCGCGCGGGTCTTCGCGCTCCAGCACCGCGGCCAGCTCAAAGCCTTCCGGCAAGTCCATCGGCACGTCCTTGAGCGAATGCACGGCCAGGTCGGCCCGGCCTTCGGCCATGGCCACTTCCAGTTCCTTGACAAACAAGCCCTTGCCGCCCACCTTGGACAGGGCGCGGTCGAGGATCTGGTCGCCCCGCGTCGTCATGCCGAGTATCTCAATGCTGCACTGCGGATATAATAAAGCTAATCGCGCGCGTACGTGCTCGGCCTGCCACATGGCCAGGCGGCTCTCGCGGGAGGCAATTATCAGCCGCGCGGGCTGCTGGACCGGCTTACCAGCCGACACGGCGGTCATTTCAGTTGCATTCAAAACGGATTCTTTCACTGTCGTTAAACCGTAACCGGCCAAGCCTCAGTTATCGGTGCTTGCATAAGATCACAAATTTTATCATGCGCCCCCTTTGCAGAACCTGGCCATAAGCCTTTTTGCACCAACATTACATTCTGGTCAAACATGGTAAATCAAGCTGCTGCTCAAGAAACCTCACCAGTCCTGGACAAGGACGCACCGTTAAAAGAAGATATCCGCCTGCTTGGACGCCTGCTCGGCGACGTCCTGCGCGACCAGGAGGGCGAAGAGGTCTTCAACGTCGTCGAAACCATTCGCCAAACGGCCGTGCGCTTCCGGCGCGAAGACGATGCCGCCGCCGGCGAAGAACTGACCACGCTGCTGCACAAGCTCTCGCGCAACCAGACCATTTCGGTGGTGCGCGCGTTCTCGTACTTTTCGCACCTGGCCAACATCGCCGAAGACCAGCACCACATCCGCCGCCGCCGCGCGCACCTGCTGGCCGGCTCCGCGCCCCAGCAGGGCAGCGTCAGCTTCGCCCTGAAAAAGCTGAGGCAAGCCGGCGTGGAAGGCGAAACCGTGCGCGAGTTTTTCAAGGAAGCCCTGATTGCCCCGGTGCTGACGGCCCACCCGACCGAAGTGCAGCGCAAAAGTATTCTCGACGCCGAGCATGACATCGCGCGCCTGCTGGCCGAACGCGACCTGCCCCTCACACCCAAGGAGCGCCTGGCCAACACCGACCTGCTGCACGCCCGCATCGCGACGCTATGGCAGACGCGCATGCTGCGCTACTCCAAGCTGACGGTGGCCGACGAAATCGACAACGCCCTGTCCTACTACCGCATCACCTTCCTGCGCGAGCTGCCTGGCCTGTATGACGACATCGAACAGGAAATCGCCGAGCAGTATCCGGGCGAAGGCCTGGCGCTGGGGAACGCACGCTATGTGCAGATGGGCAGCTGGATTGGCGGCGACCGTGACGGCAACCCGAATGTCAACGCCGGCACCATGCAGCACGCGCTGGTGCGCCAGGCCACCACCATCCTCGACTTCTATCTCGAGGAAGTGCACGCCCTGGGCGCCGAACTGTCGATTTCGACCCTGATGGTGGGCGCCAGCCCCGAGCTGCAGGCACTGGCCGATGTCTCGCCCGACCACTCGCCGCACCGCAGCGACGAGCCATACCGGCGCGCCCTGATCGGCATCTATGCGCGCCTGGCCGCCACCGCCCGCGCGCTGGGCGCGACCAACATCCTGCGCAAGGAAGTGGGCCACGCCGAGCCGTACGCGCAGGCCTCCGACTTTGCCGATGACCTCAAGATCCTGGCCGCTTCGCTGCGTGCCAACCATGGCGCGCTGCTGGTCAAGCCGCGCCTGGCCACCCTGCTGCGTGCTTCGGGCATTTTCGGCTTCCATCTCGCCTCGCTCGACATGCGCCAGTCGTCGGACGTGCACGAGCGCGTGCTGGCCGAGCTGTTTGCCAGCGCCGGCGTGCAAGCCTCGTACGCCCAGCTCGACGAAGCGCAGAAGGTGGAACTGCTGCTGGCCGAACTGGCGCAGCCGCGCCTGCTGTATTCTCCCTACGCAAAGTACAGCGCCGAAGCCGATTCCGAGCTCTCCATCCTGCGCGCGGCGCGCGACATCCGCGCCCGCTACGGCGTGCGCGCCATCCGCAACTACATCATCTCGCACACCGAGACCGTGTCGGACCTGCTGGAAGTGCTGCTGCTGCAAAAGGAAACCGGCCTGCTGCGTACCCAAGCGGGTGAACTCGACGCCATGGTCATCCCGCTGTTTGAAACCATTCCCGACCTGCAGCGCGCCGCGGCCATCATGGGCGAGTGGATGGCAATCCCGATGGTCAAGGAACTGATCGCCAAACAGGGCATGCTGCAGGAAGTCATGCTGGGCTACTCGGACTCGAACAAGGATGGCGGCTTCCTCACTTCCAACTGGGAGCTGTACAAGGCCGAGATCCATCTGGTGAAGGTGTTCGCCGAAGCGGGCGTGAAAATCCGCCTGTTCCATGGCCGCGGCGGCACCGTGGGCCGCGGCGGCGGTCCAAGCTACGAAGCGATCCTGGCGCAGCCGCCGGGGACCGTCAATGGCCAGATCCGCCTGACCGAACAGGGCGAGATCATCGCCTCCAAGTTCTCGAACGCCGAAATCGGCCGCCGCAACCTGGAGCTGCTCGTTGCCGCCACGCTGGAAGCGACGCTCACGCCGCACGCGGCCGAGGGCGACAAGGCGCAGCGCCTGGCCGGCTTTGAAGACATCATGGCCGACCTTTCGGCGCGCGCCTACAAGGCTTACCGCAACCTGGTGTACGAGACTCCCGGCTTTACCGACTACTTTTTTTCGGCCACCCCGATTGCGGAAATCGCGGAGCTCAATCTTGGTTCACGCCCGGCCTCGCGCAAGTCGACCAAGCGCATCGAAGACCTGCGCGCCATTCCCTGGGGCTTTTCGTGGGGCCAGTGCCGCCTGCTGCTGCCGGGCTGGTACGGCTTCGGTTCGGCCATCACGCAGTGGATCGAAGAAGGCAACCGTGACGAAAAGATCGCCACGCTGCAGGCCATGTTCAAGGAGTGGCCATTCTTTGCCACGCTGTTGTCGAACATGGACATGGTGCTGGCCAAGACCGACCTGGCGATCGCGTCGCGCTATGCGGAACTGGTGGCCGACGTCGAACTGCGCGAGCGCATCTTCAAGCGTATCGCGGCCGAACATGGCACCACCCTGCGCTGCCTGGAAGCGATCACCGGCGCGCATGAACGCCTGGCCGGCAACCCGCTGCTGGCCCGTTCGATCCAGAACCGCTTCGCCTACCTGGACCCGCTCAACCACCTGCAGGTCGAGCTGATCCACCGGCACCGGAAGGTAGCAGGCGACCCGGCGCAGATCGACGAGCGTGTGCATCGCGGCATCCATCTGTCAATCAATGGCGTGGCCGCAGGCTTGCGCAACACAGGCTAAGGGCCTGTAAATATTTTTGTGCGGTGAAACAATTGGAGAGACTTGGTGTCATTCTGATATGTAGAATGAACCTCGGATAGTAAAAAGGGTGCGACATCCTCGTGCCCCTCTCCTGACTAGCCCATTGGCGCACCCGAAGCGATTCGGGTGCGCATTTTTTTGGCCACGCGTGTGTGCTGGCATCGAAGGCATCAAACTTCCATTGCGTGGCGGCGACACAGCATTGACCAGTTACCGCGTCAGCGGCTGCGCAGCAGCAAGGTGCCGAGGGCATTCACAGCGACCGGCACAGCCGGCAAAAAAAAACCCAACAGTTGCTGACTAACTGTTGGGCACGCGCTATGCAGTGTGCACTGCGACGAACTCCAGATGACGATCAGGCGCTTTTCTTGCGACGAGCAGCAACCAGGCCAACCAGGCCCAGGCCCATGAGAAGGACAGAGGTCGGCTCTGGCACCTCGTTCGCGGCGCTCAGCGTCCACACGCCCGGGGTGTAGCCGTTCGTATAGTAGTTGTAGTTGTAGTCATTGCCATAGAGGCCCTTGCCACTGGCGTAGATCTGGCGGCTCGGGTTGCTGATATCGTAGAAGTAATTCGTGTAGGAGTAGCTGTTCGGATAGTCAGCGTCAATGAACAGGAAATTGTTTTGCAATCCGTCGAACGACACCACGCCGCCACCCGACACCCAGGTGTACCCGTAATAGTAGTCGCTGGTCCTGTGCATGCTGGAAGCGTAGAGGTTGCCGCTGCCGTTGTAAGCGATGCCATTGATCGAGGCCGTGATGTTGGACAGGTTGGTGATCAGGTTGCCATTGGCGGTACCGGTGAAGCTGCCTTCGATCAGCACGCCATTGCCAAAGGCATAGCTGTAATTGTAGAGAGCGTCAGCGTGAGCTGCCGGTGCAGCAAAGGCGGCGGAAATCAGGGCAGCGATGGTGATAAGCTTTTTCATGATTCTCTTTCAGAGTTAATTGGTCTTATCCCAGCTATAGCACAATGCATGCCAGCAACAATTATTGATGGAAATCAATGAATTGCAATATGCCCCGCCACCCCGCCGCCAACCGCTGTAATGTTTCTCGACATAACCTTTAGTTTTGTTTTGGAAACGACAAGATTAATCAGATCAATGATGTTCAAGTCGCCACATTCCTTCCCGTAAAAATGTCGTCATTACAATTCCCCCCCTCTTTGGCCACATCCACATGTAAAGAATGTCGACATGCGTCCGGCTCCAAGCGCCACGGCTGGACCACTCCGATGCCCAAAAAAAAAGGGCGCCCCCAACGGAACGCCCTCATTCACCACCTCAGCACTGCACTAACAATTTCCCAAGTTCAGGGTCAGACCACTTAAACCGGTCAAAATCAATGTCTTGCCGGCAGTGTTAGATGCCTCTGCCTCAATGGTTGTGCAGGAAGCTCTTGAGCTTGTCCGAGCGCGACGGCTGACGCAGCTTGCTCATGGCTTTGGCTTCAATCTGGCGAATCCGCTCGCGCGTGACGTCAAACTGCTTGCCTACTTCTTCCAGCGTGTGATCGTTCGACATTTCCACGCCATAGCGCATGCGCAGCACCTTCGCTTCGCGCGGCGTGAGCGAGTCCAGCACTTCCTTGATCACGTTGCGCATCGATGCATGCAGCGCCGCGTCCAGCGGGGCCAGCGTGGTGTTGTCTTCGATGAAGTCGCCCAGTTGCGAATCGCCATCCTCGCCCATCGGCGTTTCCATCGAAATCGGCTCTTTCGCGATCTTCATGATTTCGCGAACCTTGTTCTCTGGCATTTCCATCTTGAGTGCCAGGGTTGCCAGGTCCGGCTCGCTGCCCGTTTCCTGCATGATCTGGCGCGAGATGCGGTTCATCTTGTTGATCGTCTCGATCATGTGCACCGGCACGCGGATGGTACGGGCCATGTCCGCGATCGAACGGGTAATCGCCTGGCGAATCCACCACGTGGCGTAGGTCGAGAACTTGTAGCCGCGGCGGTACTCAAACTTGTCCACGGCCTTGAGCAGACCGATATTGCCTTCCTGGATCAGGTCGAGGAATTGCAAGCCACGGTTGATGTACTTCTTGGCAATGGAAATCACGAGGCGCAGGTTGGCCACCGTCATTTCCCGCTTGGCGTGACGGGCCCGCTTTTCGCCGGCCGCCATCTGCTTGTTAATCTTGCGCAGGTCGGCCAGCGGCAGCGCCACGCGCGCCTGCAGGTCGATCATGCGCTGCTGCAGTTCCTTGATGGCAGGAACATTGCGGCTCAGGACCGTGCTGTACGGATAGGCGCAGTCGACTTCACGGTCAACCCAGCCCAGATCCGTTTCATTGCCCGGGAACACCTTGATGAAGTGGGCGCGCGGCATGCCGCAGCGGTCCACGCAGATGGCCAGCACGGCCTTTTCGATGTGGCGCACTTCATCCATCTGGCCGCGCAGGGTGTCGCACAGCTTTTCCACGACCTTGGCCGTGAAACGAATGCCCAGCAGTTCGTTGGAAATGACTTCCTGCGCCTTGACATACTTGGCCGAGCCGTAGCCCTCTTTCGTGAAGGCAGCCGCCATCTTGTCGAATTCGGCTTCGATCAGGGCGAACTTGTCGAGCGCGCCCACCTTGAGCTGATTGAGCTGCTCGGCCGAAAAGCCGGCCGCGCCGCCATTGGCGTCGCCATCTTCTTCCTCGTGCTCTTCATCGTCTTCTTCATCGTCGTCCGAGGCCACGTGCGGCGCCGGGGCGGCAGGCGCCGACGATTCGTTCAGGTCCACGAAACCGTCGACCACTTCATCGACCTTGATCTCGTCGCGCGCGATCTTGTGCGACAGCGCGATGATTTCAGCGATCGTGGTCGGACAGGCGGAAATGGCCTGGACCATGTCCTTCAAGCCGCCCTCGATGCGTTTGGCGATCTCGATTTCGCCTTCGCGCGTGAGCAGTGCCACGGCGCCCATCTCGCGCATGTACATCCGCACCGGGTCGGTGGTACGGCCAAAATCCGAATCGACCGTCGACAGTGCGGTGGCGGCGGCAGCTTCCACTTCGTCGTCGCTGGTGGCGGTGGCGACGGTGTCGGTCAGCAGCATCATTTCCGCGTCAGGGGCGCGCTCGTAGACGGCAATGCCCATGTCGTTGAAGGTGGCGATGATGCCTTCCACCGCTTCCGGATCGATGATGTTTTCCGGCAGCTGGTCATTGATCTCGGCATAGGTCAGGTAGCCGCGCTCCTTGCCCATGTTGATCAGGTTCTTGATCTGCAGGCGGCGGCGCTCCATGTCCGCTTCGGTCGCTTTCGGGTCGGCCGGCAGCGTCACGCCACCCTTGGCCTTGCGCTCCCTGGCTTTCGATACCGCCTTCAGTTCGGCGCGCTCGACCGCGTTCAGTGCCGCCACTTCATCATTCTCGGGCGTAAATTCGCTTGGCTTGCGGCCGCGGCGGCCCGGCACCTTGACCGATGGCAGCAGGTAGCCGGAAGTGTCGATGGCGGCCAGCGCGGCGGCGTCCGTGGTCTGGCTGACCGACTTGCCGGCCGTCTGGATCACATTCGGTTCCGCGTCCAGCGCCTTCTTGACGGCGCGCGCTTTCGGCGCCGCCTTCACGGCGCCCTCGCCCGCTTGCGCAGCATCCGCGGCCGGCGCGTCGACCACGGCCAGCTTGGAGCGCTTGCGCACCACCACCGGGGCCGAGGCCTCGCTGTTGTTGGCCGCCTCGGCGGCGGCAGCTTCCACGGCGGCCAGGCGCGAGCCTTTTTTGACGACCGTGACCTTGGCAGCCGCTTCCGTTTCCAGGAAATAGGACGTCGCAGTCTTGGGCACGGCCAGCGGCGCGGCGCCTTTGCGCGGCGCTTTGGCGGCGGTAAGGGTCAGGGTTTTGGCTTTGGTCGTCATAAAAACTCCAGTCAATAATCCAGCCGGACCGGGCGCAGGGTCCATCCAGATAAGTGTTCAGGTAGCCCGCGCTAAGGGCAATGGTGGCCGCATGCGGCCGCGCGCATCAGAACGAAAAAAAGCCCGCTGGTAAGAAACGGGCTTGATCTATTATTCCAGTGAAGAATAGAGGAGACACCGCCATTATGCCCCAATGCAAGATATAGGGATAATTGATATATCGCATATCAGATATCACCCAGGCTTATTCTTGCGGGACACCCACGGTCCTCTTTCGTCGAGCTGATACGTCTGCGCTGGCGCAAACCGCGCGCAGGGCAAGGGGCGGATCATACACGATTTCGCAGCGCGCGGATCATGTTGAAGCGCGGCACTGACGAATAAAATCCCGGCACGTGCGAATGTGTACATGCTATCCTTCCGGTTCCAGATCTTATTATGAAGTCAATGAATACAACTAGTCTTGTCGCCGAGCCGGCCGAAGTCCCAGCCGCCGCGGCACCCGCAGCGCCCGCCCCTGTCACTGAAGCGAGCGCCGCACCGGCGCCCAGCGCCGACGCCAAGCCTGACACTGCGCAGGCTCCGGCCACCCCGGCCAGTGCCCCGTCGCCGCGTTCGCTGCTTAAACAGTTCCAGCAGCAGTTCCCTGCCTTCCGCGATTGCCTGCCCCTTGCCATCGGCATCGACAAGCAGATTCTCGCGCGCATGCCCGATCTCGACCGCAAGACCATGCGCACGGCGCTGGGCATTCATACCGGATCGCTGCGCTACCTGCGCGCCATGGAAAAAGCCACCCAGCGCTTTGACCTGGACGGCGTTGCTGGCGCCGACGTCACCGACACCCACCGCAGCCACGCCAAGGAAACCTTGCAGCAGCGCTTCAAGAAAGAAGCCGAGCGCAAGAAGGCCGAGCGCGACGCCGCCCAGGCGGCAGAAGCGGACCGCCTGCGCCA
This region of Massilia sp. PAMC28688 genomic DNA includes:
- a CDS encoding ProQ/FINO family protein — encoded protein: MKSMNTTSLVAEPAEVPAAAAPAAPAPVTEASAAPAPSADAKPDTAQAPATPASAPSPRSLLKQFQQQFPAFRDCLPLAIGIDKQILARMPDLDRKTMRTALGIHTGSLRYLRAMEKATQRFDLDGVAGADVTDTHRSHAKETLQQRFKKEAERKKAERDAAQAAEADRLRQEKLQLLASKFSRNG
- the rpoD gene encoding RNA polymerase sigma factor RpoD encodes the protein MTTKAKTLTLTAAKAPRKGAAPLAVPKTATSYFLETEAAAKVTVVKKGSRLAAVEAAAAEAANNSEASAPVVVRKRSKLAVVDAPAADAAQAGEGAVKAAPKARAVKKALDAEPNVIQTAGKSVSQTTDAAALAAIDTSGYLLPSVKVPGRRGRKPSEFTPENDEVAALNAVERAELKAVSKARERKAKGGVTLPADPKATEADMERRRLQIKNLINMGKERGYLTYAEINDQLPENIIDPEAVEGIIATFNDMGIAVYERAPDAEMMLLTDTVATATSDDEVEAAAATALSTVDSDFGRTTDPVRMYMREMGAVALLTREGEIEIAKRIEGGLKDMVQAISACPTTIAEIIALSHKIARDEIKVDEVVDGFVDLNESSAPAAPAPHVASDDDEEDDEEHEEEDGDANGGAAGFSAEQLNQLKVGALDKFALIEAEFDKMAAAFTKEGYGSAKYVKAQEVISNELLGIRFTAKVVEKLCDTLRGQMDEVRHIEKAVLAICVDRCGMPRAHFIKVFPGNETDLGWVDREVDCAYPYSTVLSRNVPAIKELQQRMIDLQARVALPLADLRKINKQMAAGEKRARHAKREMTVANLRLVISIAKKYINRGLQFLDLIQEGNIGLLKAVDKFEYRRGYKFSTYATWWIRQAITRSIADMARTIRVPVHMIETINKMNRISRQIMQETGSEPDLATLALKMEMPENKVREIMKIAKEPISMETPMGEDGDSQLGDFIEDNTTLAPLDAALHASMRNVIKEVLDSLTPREAKVLRMRYGVEMSNDHTLEEVGKQFDVTRERIRQIEAKAMSKLRQPSRSDKLKSFLHNH